One segment of Rosa chinensis cultivar Old Blush chromosome 6, RchiOBHm-V2, whole genome shotgun sequence DNA contains the following:
- the LOC112173020 gene encoding probable sodium/metabolite cotransporter BASS3, chloroplastic — protein MSTSSIPFISLTPNSSKLLLKPSTCTPRLRLSSSSFSLGSFSKRGFRNGGLTIKGCSTSPFIGRVGSQRREGNSSLLSFGINPPTAMSKGAEQSGEDSSQVLSAMLPFVVAATAIAALAQPATFTWVSKDLYAPALGGIMLSIGIKLSVDDFALAVKRPLPLSIGFIAQYVLKPALGVLIAMAFGVPRIFYAGFVLTTCVAGAQLSSYASFLSKGDVALSILLTSSTTIASVIVTPILTGLLIGSVVPVNAVAMAKSILQVVLVPVTIGLALNTYAKPVVTILQPVMPFVAMICTSLCIGSPLAINQRQILSMDGLRLIFPVLAFHAVAFAVGYWVSKIPSVRQEEEVSRTLSLCTGMQSSTLAGLLASQFLGSSQAVPPACSVVAMAIMGLFLASFWGTGARIRDLSSLLMPQTSSTMNAS, from the exons ATGTCCACTTCTTCCATACCCTTCATTTCTCTCACACCCAACAGCTCAAAACTTCTGCTAAAGCCAAGTACATGCACACCGAGACTGAGACTATCAAGCTCTTCATTTTCGCTCGGTTCGTTCTCGAAGAGGGGGTTCAGAAATGGGGGTCTGACGATAAAAGGTTGCTCGACGTCGCCGTTTATAGGAAGAGTTGGGTCGCAGCGGAGGGAAGGAAACTCTTCGTTGCTTTCGTTTGGGATAAACCCACCAACGGCTATGTCCAAAGGAGCCGAACAGAGTGGTGAGGACTCGTCTCAGGTCTTATCCGCAATGCTTCCATTTGTGGTTGCTGCCACTGCTATTGCTGCTTTGGCTCAGCCTGCCACGTTTACTTG GGTATCCAAGGATTTATACGCCCCTGCTCTTGGTGGGATCATGCTCTCCATTGGAATCAAACTTTCGGTCGATGATTTTGCTCTTGCTGTCAAAAG ACCTTTACCACTCTCTATTGGGTTTATCGCACAGTATGTGCTGAAACCGGCTCTAGGGGTGTTAATTGCAATGGCATTTGGCGTGCCTAGAATATTCTACGCTGGGTTTGTCCTCACCACTTGTGTTGCAGGGGCACAGCTATCTAGTTATGCTAGTTTCTTGAGCAAAGGAGATGTGGCCTTGAGTATCCTCCTCACTAGCTCCACCACAATTGCCTCGGTGATCGTTACCCCTATACTGACAGGCCTTTTAATTGGTTCTGTTGTTCCGGTCAATGCTGTTGCCATGGCAAAGTCAATATTGCAG GTTGTTCTTGTTCCGGTCACTATTGGCCTTGCGCTGAATACTTATGCCAAACCAGTTGTCACCATCCTTCAACCAGTGATGCCATTTGTTGCTATGATCTGTACTTCATTGTGCATTGGCAGTCCTCTTGCAATTAATCAAAGACAAATTCTGTCTATGGATGGTCTCCGATTGATATTTCCTGTTTTAGCATTTCATGCAGTGGCCTTTGCTGTTGGATACTGGGTATCCAAAATTCCAAGTGTAAG gcaagaagaagaagttagCAGAACACTTTCATTATGCACAGGAATGCAAAGCTCCACCCTGGCAGGTCTCCTTGCAAGCCAGTTCCTTGGGAGCAGTCAAGCCGTTCCTCCAGCATGTTCGGTTGTTGCCATGGCCATCATGGGCCTTTTTCTTGCCTCTTTCTGGGGCACGGGTGCTCGAATTCGAGACCTTTCTTCCCTACTAATGCCTCAAACCAGTTCTACCATGAACGCTTCATAG